In a single window of the Helicobacter sp. MIT 99-5507 genome:
- the htpX gene encoding zinc metalloprotease HtpX — protein sequence MGFDKVIARNRFKTNIVLLTYIAIFIFIGLLVDIVRINAQSLSSGFVALLSFREFPLVTFIMLIIAICVILFMISNFKKIMLSGSEYKIINPNKVLSRKEREIYGLLEDLIRDSKTTFIPELYIMEAPYMNAFASGWNENNSIIALTTALIENLSNDELKAVIAHELSHIRHGDIRLTLSVGVLSNIMLLVANYSIFLFGGNNKNSGANIAKIILLVLQFILPIITLLLQMQLSRSREYMADSGAAYIMNDNKPMIRALQKISQNYNKTDYKNLDINPTRNEAYIFNPKELFSTHPSIDNRIKSLLSNWQ from the coding sequence ATGGGTTTTGATAAGGTAATAGCAAGAAATAGATTTAAAACAAATATAGTTTTGCTAACCTATATAGCGATTTTTATTTTTATTGGATTGCTTGTTGATATAGTTAGGATTAATGCACAAAGTTTATCTAGTGGTTTTGTCGCATTGCTAAGCTTTAGGGAATTTCCACTTGTTACTTTTATTATGCTTATTATTGCAATATGTGTGATATTATTTATGATTAGTAATTTTAAAAAGATTATGCTTAGTGGAAGTGAATATAAAATAATCAATCCAAATAAAGTTCTAAGTAGAAAAGAAAGAGAAATATATGGCTTATTAGAAGATTTAATAAGAGATTCTAAAACTACATTTATTCCAGAACTCTATATCATGGAAGCACCATATATGAATGCCTTTGCAAGTGGATGGAATGAAAATAATTCAATCATAGCACTTACAACAGCACTAATTGAGAATCTATCAAATGATGAGCTAAAAGCAGTAATAGCCCATGAATTAAGTCATATTAGGCATGGTGATATTAGACTTACGCTTAGTGTAGGAGTGTTAAGCAATATAATGCTGCTTGTAGCAAATTATTCTATATTTTTATTTGGTGGAAATAATAAAAATAGTGGAGCAAATATAGCAAAAATCATACTTTTAGTATTGCAATTTATATTGCCAATTATTACATTATTGCTACAAATGCAATTAAGTAGAAGCAGGGAGTATATGGCAGATAGTGGAGCCGCATATATAATGAATGATAATAAGCCTATGATAAGGGCATTACAAAAGATTAGTCAAAATTATAATAAAACAGATTATAAGAATCTTGATATCAATCCAACAAGAAATGAGGCATATATTTTCAATCCAAAAGAGCTATTTAGCACACACCCGAGCATAGATAATAGAATCAAATCACTACTAAGTAACTGGCAATGA
- the folE gene encoding GTP cyclohydrolase I FolE, with the protein MNNFFIDFFNKIGENPNREGLLNTPNRVIKSWDTLYSGYNKDPKEILQNTFSEHSCNEMIVLKNIEFYSMCEHHILPFFGTISFGYIPNKKIIGISKLVEFINIFAKRLQIQENLTTQIADTFMNELEPRGVMVVIEATHLCMIMQGIENKNAKFITSALRGVFKDDARSRAEFMQHIK; encoded by the coding sequence ATGAATAATTTTTTTATAGATTTTTTTAATAAAATTGGTGAGAATCCAAATAGAGAAGGATTACTAAATACCCCAAATCGTGTAATAAAATCTTGGGATACATTATATAGTGGATACAATAAAGATCCAAAAGAAATATTACAAAATACATTTAGCGAGCATTCATGCAATGAAATGATTGTATTAAAAAATATTGAATTTTATTCAATGTGCGAACATCATATATTGCCATTTTTTGGGACTATTTCGTTTGGATATATTCCAAATAAAAAGATTATTGGCATTTCAAAGCTTGTAGAATTTATAAATATATTTGCAAAAAGATTACAGATTCAAGAAAATCTAACCACACAAATTGCAGATACTTTTATGAATGAATTAGAACCTCGCGGTGTGATGGTAGTCATAGAAGCGACACATTTATGTATGATTATGCAAGGGATTGAGAATAAAAATGCAAAATTTATAACAAGCGCCCTTAGAGGTGTTTTTAAAGATGATGCTAGAAGTAGAGCTGAATTTATGCAACATATAAAATAA
- the thiF gene encoding thiamine biosynthesis protein ThiF: MKIKFNAKEIDTKISNSLDFFKEFSKDENDVWIINGFATKESYQLKDGDELFCIPKNTLPPKDALDAMMRARHTPKLHDKLKVCSVAVCGLGGLGSHIAIMLARSGVGNLNLIDFDIVEPSNLNRQSYMIEDLGKFKTEALKEQISKINPFIEVRIHTLRIDENNIKDLFVLDDIVCEAFDSAAAKAMLAQNFHKYFEDKILICGSGLAGYGDSNSIQTRKIANNFYVCGDLVNAAKPGNGLMSPRVNICAGHQANLVLELLADK; this comes from the coding sequence ATGAAAATTAAATTTAATGCAAAAGAAATAGATACAAAAATTTCAAATAGTCTAGATTTTTTTAAAGAATTTAGCAAAGATGAAAATGATGTTTGGATAATAAATGGCTTTGCTACAAAAGAAAGTTATCAATTAAAAGATGGTGATGAATTATTTTGCATACCAAAAAATACACTTCCTCCAAAAGATGCTCTTGATGCGATGATGAGAGCTAGACATACACCAAAATTGCATGATAAATTAAAAGTTTGTAGTGTGGCTGTTTGTGGGCTTGGTGGGCTTGGTTCGCATATTGCAATAATGCTTGCACGAAGTGGAGTAGGGAATCTTAATCTAATTGATTTTGATATAGTTGAGCCAAGTAACCTTAATCGTCAATCATATATGATAGAGGATTTGGGCAAATTTAAAACAGAAGCATTAAAAGAACAAATAAGCAAGATTAATCCATTTATTGAGGTTAGAATCCACACTCTTAGAATTGATGAAAATAATATAAAAGATTTATTTGTGCTAGATGATATTGTGTGTGAAGCATTTGATAGTGCTGCTGCAAAGGCAATGTTGGCTCAAAATTTTCATAAATATTTTGAAGATAAAATTCTTATTTGTGGTTCTGGACTAGCTGGATATGGAGATTCTAATAGTATTCAAACAAGAAAAATTGCAAATAATTTTTATGTATGTGGGGATTTAGTAAATGCAGCAAAACCAGGAAATGGACTAATGTCTCCAAGGGTAAATATCTGTGCGGGTCATCAAGCAAATCTAGTATTAGAATTACTTGCAGATAAGTAA
- a CDS encoding pyridoxamine 5'-phosphate oxidase family protein encodes MNIKNLVEFMDKNAPCFLATKGTCGNPRIRPFHSPLLFDNKIYFCSNYEKNLIKHIKAHNNIEISCCSDDGEFIRLRAKAKFSDNQIIKEAMFAKFELLKNIYSDAKNPAFCLILLDEISAIKQNLNGDREFFKI; translated from the coding sequence ATGAATATAAAAAATTTAGTTGAATTCATGGATAAAAATGCACCTTGTTTTTTAGCTACAAAAGGCACTTGCGGCAATCCTAGAATCCGTCCATTTCACTCTCCTTTATTATTTGATAATAAAATATATTTTTGTTCTAATTATGAGAAAAATTTAATAAAACATATTAAAGCACATAATAATATAGAGATTAGTTGTTGTAGCGATGATGGAGAGTTTATTCGACTTCGTGCTAAAGCAAAATTTAGTGATAATCAAATCATAAAAGAAGCTATGTTTGCTAAATTTGAATTATTAAAAAATATTTATAGTGATGCTAAGAATCCGGCTTTTTGTTTAATTTTGCTTGATGAAATATCAGCAATAAAACAGAATCTAAATGGTGATAGAGAGTTTTTTAAAATATAA
- the selA gene encoding L-seryl-tRNA(Sec) selenium transferase, translating into MQDLKKIPQIEKILKNPIFKNTNKTILKNITIEKINNLREKIKNKENYNLESIESEIMSEYNNITLGTLKPIINATGVVLQTNLGRSIFHKNLLDEVIPLLSHYNNLEYDLKEGKRGERYDHLTSMLKAMFNVESALVVNNNAAAVLLILNTFAKDLEVIVSRGELIEIGGSFRIQEVMKSAGAKLIEVGSTNKTHLKDYKNAINEHTKIIMKAHKSNFEILGFSSEVDIKEISKLCKEFDLIDYYDLGSGYIKGIECNEPSLLEICKNPPSLLSFSGDKLFGSIQAGIILGKKDLIDKLKQNHMLRALRVDKITILLLQATLKRYITENIDEIPTINMLRKDLESLHKKAKLLHSKIPSFFNPKIIEVNSLAGGGSLPNKEFKSFGITLQIDNIKALKLERILRENYIIARIFNNKVTLDVRSIQDDEIQNLINILESIKNMRIENE; encoded by the coding sequence ATGCAAGACTTAAAAAAAATTCCACAAATAGAAAAGATTCTAAAAAATCCAATCTTTAAAAACACAAATAAAACAATCCTAAAAAATATAACAATAGAAAAAATAAACAATCTTAGAGAAAAAATAAAAAATAAAGAAAACTACAATCTAGAATCTATTGAAAGCGAAATAATGAGTGAATACAATAATATCACTTTAGGCACACTAAAACCAATTATAAATGCTACAGGTGTGGTATTGCAAACAAATTTGGGAAGAAGTATATTTCATAAGAATCTATTGGATGAAGTCATACCGCTTTTAAGCCACTATAACAATCTTGAATATGATTTAAAAGAAGGTAAAAGGGGTGAGAGATATGATCATCTTACTTCTATGCTAAAGGCTATGTTTAATGTAGAGAGTGCTTTGGTTGTAAATAATAATGCTGCTGCAGTTTTGCTTATACTAAATACATTTGCAAAAGATTTAGAAGTAATCGTATCACGGGGCGAATTAATAGAAATTGGTGGAAGTTTTAGAATCCAAGAAGTCATGAAAAGCGCAGGAGCAAAGCTAATAGAAGTAGGCTCTACAAATAAAACTCATTTAAAAGATTATAAAAATGCAATAAATGAGCATACAAAAATCATCATGAAAGCACATAAATCAAACTTTGAGATTCTAGGTTTTAGCAGTGAAGTTGATATAAAAGAGATTAGCAAATTATGCAAAGAATTTGATTTGATAGATTATTATGATTTAGGAAGTGGATATATAAAAGGGATAGAATGCAATGAGCCTTCATTGCTTGAGATTTGTAAAAATCCACCATCTTTGCTTAGCTTTAGTGGAGATAAATTATTTGGTTCTATTCAAGCTGGAATCATTCTTGGTAAAAAAGATTTGATTGATAAGCTAAAACAAAATCATATGCTTAGGGCATTAAGAGTGGATAAAATTACTATTTTATTATTACAAGCCACATTAAAACGATATATCACCGAAAATATAGATGAGATTCCAACAATAAATATGCTAAGAAAAGATTTGGAATCTTTACATAAAAAAGCAAAATTATTGCATTCAAAAATACCTTCTTTTTTTAATCCAAAAATCATAGAAGTAAATAGCTTAGCTGGAGGTGGAAGCCTACCAAATAAAGAATTTAAATCATTTGGAATAACATTGCAAATAGATAATATCAAAGCCTTAAAGCTAGAGAGGATTTTAAGAGAAAATTATATTATTGCTAGAATCTTTAATAATAAAGTAACACTAGATGTGCGGAGTATTCAAGATGATGAAATACAAAACCTAATAAATATCTTAGAATCTATAAAAAATATGAGAATAGAAAATGAATAA